A single window of Chitinophagales bacterium DNA harbors:
- a CDS encoding bacterial transcriptional activator domain-containing protein, producing the protein MDVIENHIETILKRKEKKILRVDTLGYFQVSLQDQIIPDSEWKRDIAVQLFQFFITIRNQRALHKEQIIYQLWGDVSQDVGSRNFKTALHNILKVIEPDKPSRSPSEYIIRQGLSYRLNKEEMWIDIDCLDDLIVFGNQQLHQNPTLAAEAYQHATDLYQGVYFPNRIYEDWTAEERERIQVLVLGAMMTLAKLKVKENPMESIRLAKRTLSIDATWEDAYRIQMEAYMEEGNRPMAVKAYRQCQQILQKEFDIEPLPETKALFRRISEIG; encoded by the coding sequence ATGGATGTTATTGAAAATCATATAGAAACCATTTTAAAAAGAAAGGAAAAAAAAATACTTCGTGTGGATACACTGGGCTATTTTCAAGTTTCCCTTCAAGACCAAATCATTCCTGATAGCGAATGGAAAAGGGACATTGCCGTTCAGCTTTTCCAGTTCTTCATCACCATCCGAAACCAAAGAGCTTTACACAAAGAACAAATCATCTATCAACTTTGGGGCGATGTCAGTCAAGATGTAGGTAGCCGCAACTTCAAAACCGCCCTACACAACATCCTCAAAGTAATCGAACCTGACAAGCCAAGTCGTTCTCCTTCTGAATACATTATCCGTCAGGGGCTTTCGTATCGCCTCAACAAAGAAGAAATGTGGATAGATATAGATTGTCTGGATGATTTGATTGTATTCGGCAATCAACAGCTTCACCAAAACCCCACCTTAGCTGCCGAAGCCTACCAACACGCCACCGATTTGTACCAAGGCGTTTATTTTCCCAACCGCATCTATGAAGATTGGACTGCTGAAGAACGTGAACGCATTCAAGTGCTTGTATTGGGTGCAATGATGACTTTGGCCAAGCTAAAAGTGAAAGAAAACCCTATGGAAAGTATTCGGTTGGCCAAAAGAACTCTTTCGATTGATGCAACTTGGGAGGATGCTTATCGCATACAAATGGAAGCGTACATGGAAGAAGGTAATCGTCCAATGGCTGTGAAGGCTTACCGCCAATGCCAACAAATACTCCAAAAAGAATTTGACATTGAGCCGCTTCCCGAAACCAAGGCTCTTTTTCGTAGAATTAGTGAGATTGGGTAA
- a CDS encoding DUF2795 domain-containing protein: MFWTLKLASELLDAPWPATKDELLDYAMRTGADPAVVQNLQELEEEDEVYETIEDVWPDYPRKDDFLFNEDEY; the protein is encoded by the coding sequence ATGTTTTGGACCTTAAAATTAGCGAGTGAGTTACTAGATGCTCCTTGGCCTGCAACCAAAGACGAATTACTAGATTACGCTATGAGAACAGGAGCAGATCCAGCTGTCGTTCAAAACCTTCAAGAATTGGAGGAAGAAGACGAAGTGTATGAAACAATTGAAGACGTTTGGCCAGATTATCCACGCAAAGATGACTTCTTGTTCAACGAAGATGAATACTAA
- a CDS encoding DUF3127 domain-containing protein: protein MSLTIDGNLFEVFDVEQVTASFKKREFVLETDTSSNYPQYPKFQLVQDNCSILDAYSKGDLITVHFDLRGRPYKKPDGTTLYFTNLQVWRIEKASAGDVIPNTPSQEMKSMPPSHQEDIIENDDLPF from the coding sequence ATGTCTTTAACAATTGACGGAAACCTTTTTGAAGTTTTTGATGTGGAGCAAGTTACTGCTTCTTTTAAGAAAAGAGAATTTGTATTAGAAACAGATACAAGTTCTAATTATCCCCAATACCCAAAATTCCAGTTGGTTCAAGATAACTGCTCTATTTTGGATGCTTATAGTAAAGGAGATCTAATTACGGTACATTTTGATCTGAGGGGACGACCTTACAAAAAACCTGATGGTACTACTTTGTATTTTACCAACTTACAGGTTTGGCGCATCGAAAAAGCAAGTGCAGGTGATGTTATACCAAATACACCTTCACAAGAGATGAAGAGTATGCCTCCTTCTCATCAAGAGGATATTATTGAAAATGACGATTTACCTTTCTGA
- the fsa gene encoding fructose-6-phosphate aldolase: MKFFIDTANLAQIQEGLSLGILDGVTTNPSLMAREGIKGKSAILSHYRKICDMVDGDVSAEVISTDFQGMIDEADELIDIADNIVVKIPMIKEGVKAISHLSSRGIRTNCTLVFSAGQALLAAKAGATYVSPFIGRIDDTTWDGMDLINQIVEIYANYGFETEILAASIRNPLHITKCAELGADVVTCPLSAYLGLLKHPLTDIGLAQFLADAKKTA, from the coding sequence ATGAAATTTTTTATAGATACAGCTAACTTGGCGCAAATTCAAGAAGGGCTTTCTTTGGGGATTTTGGATGGTGTCACTACGAATCCTTCTTTAATGGCAAGAGAAGGTATTAAAGGTAAATCTGCTATTTTGAGTCATTACCGCAAAATCTGCGATATGGTGGATGGTGATGTGAGTGCAGAGGTGATTTCTACTGATTTTCAAGGAATGATAGACGAGGCTGATGAATTGATTGATATTGCTGATAATATCGTTGTAAAAATCCCAATGATTAAAGAAGGGGTGAAGGCAATTAGTCATTTGAGCAGTAGAGGTATTCGCACGAATTGTACATTGGTTTTTTCGGCAGGTCAAGCACTTTTGGCTGCAAAAGCTGGAGCAACGTATGTGTCGCCTTTTATTGGCCGTATTGACGATACTACTTGGGACGGTATGGATTTGATCAATCAAATCGTGGAAATTTATGCCAATTATGGTTTTGAAACCGAAATATTGGCTGCTTCTATTCGCAATCCGCTACACATTACCAAATGTGCAGAGCTCGGTGCAGATGTGGTGACCTGTCCTTTGAGTGCCTACTTGGGTTTGCTCAAACACCCATTGACAGATATTGGATTGGCGCAGTTTTTGGCAGATGCGAAGAAAACCGCTTAG
- the prmA gene encoding 50S ribosomal protein L11 methyltransferase: MKSYKILTFEVENPVYIEVLIAELGYLGYEGFEENDQGLKAYIETMYFDESIVLQLISRYAGQVKIDLLHIEDMEEQNWNELWESNFDPVMVENKILIKAPFHQIDQEFTYEIVIEPKMAFGTGHHETTYLVLKRMLDIDFQDKTVLDFGCGTGILAMMASLLGAKSILAIDNDPWSYQNTLENTEVNQIRNVTAILGDQKDIIDKHFDVIIANINVPVLLNTLDIISNSLNHSNLVVLSGILHTDAESIEQRAKECSLVHLDTFQRNDWVVMTFKK, from the coding sequence ATGAAAAGCTATAAGATTCTCACTTTTGAAGTAGAAAATCCAGTTTACATTGAAGTACTCATAGCCGAGTTGGGGTATCTCGGCTATGAAGGCTTTGAAGAAAACGATCAAGGATTAAAAGCATATATTGAAACAATGTATTTTGATGAATCCATTGTGCTGCAATTAATAAGTCGTTATGCTGGACAGGTAAAGATTGATTTGCTGCATATCGAAGATATGGAAGAACAAAACTGGAATGAATTATGGGAAAGCAATTTTGATCCAGTGATGGTGGAGAATAAAATACTAATCAAAGCTCCTTTTCATCAAATTGACCAAGAGTTCACTTATGAAATTGTGATTGAACCCAAAATGGCATTTGGGACAGGACATCACGAAACTACCTACCTTGTATTAAAAAGAATGTTGGACATAGATTTCCAGGATAAGACTGTTTTGGATTTTGGATGTGGAACGGGAATACTCGCAATGATGGCTTCTTTGTTGGGAGCAAAATCTATATTGGCAATAGACAATGATCCGTGGTCGTATCAAAATACCCTCGAAAATACCGAAGTAAACCAAATTCGCAACGTCACCGCTATTTTAGGAGATCAGAAAGATATAATAGATAAGCATTTTGACGTTATTATTGCGAATATAAACGTGCCTGTTCTTTTAAACACACTGGATATTATATCGAATTCGTTGAACCATAGTAATTTGGTTGTACTAAGTGGTATTCTACATACGGATGCTGAAAGTATTGAACAGCGAGCCAAAGAATGTTCCTTGGTGCATTTGGATACTTTCCAACGAAACGATTGGGTCGTTATGACGTTTAAAAAGTAA
- the aroQ gene encoding type II 3-dehydroquinate dehydratase, producing the protein MNQSILILHGPNLNLLGKREPHIYGYETLEDVNRQCMELGKELGIEVVCEQANGEGTLIDLIHDARTSKDAIIINPGGYTHTSVALRDALAASDLPVFEVHISNVHKREAFRHFSYVSGIAVGVICGLGTMGYTLALRAAVAHLVSKN; encoded by the coding sequence ATGAACCAATCCATTTTAATCCTACATGGCCCCAATCTCAACCTACTCGGCAAAAGAGAGCCGCACATTTATGGTTATGAAACCTTGGAAGATGTGAACCGTCAATGTATGGAACTGGGAAAAGAGTTGGGCATTGAAGTAGTCTGTGAGCAAGCGAATGGTGAAGGAACTTTGATAGACTTGATACACGATGCCCGTACTTCAAAGGATGCCATCATTATCAATCCTGGAGGTTATACACATACATCTGTAGCTCTGAGAGATGCTTTGGCTGCATCTGATTTACCTGTATTTGAAGTGCATATTTCTAATGTTCACAAACGGGAAGCCTTTCGACATTTTTCCTATGTGAGTGGGATTGCAGTTGGGGTGATATGTGGTTTGGGAACAATGGGTTATACCTTAGCTTTGCGGGCAGCTGTGGCGCATTTAGTTTCTAAGAATTGA
- the holA gene encoding DNA polymerase III subunit delta, with the protein MATTFEGIYKELKQKKYAPIYLLQGEETFFIDKLVDYIEESVLADSEKSFNQMIMYGKDTDADTLMNTARRYPMMSKYQVVILKEAQQMRDILKLESYATNPSKSTILVLAHKYKTIRGNTKLGKLIAKNGVVFTSTKLYDNQVPPWIQRYVKSKKYDIGSKAMQLLIEYLGTELSRITNEVDKLMLNVPTGTVINEQHILDNIGISKDYNVFELQRALAQNNTTKAYRIADYFSKNPKAAPLPLLLGSLYRFFSRLYLYHQIRTRSEGEILQAMGFRTRFQLQDYQAAIRHFNLNKTKKAVEILYTYDLKSKGIDNVGVSQEELIREMVVRLANGV; encoded by the coding sequence ATGGCCACCACTTTTGAAGGAATATACAAAGAATTGAAGCAAAAGAAGTATGCTCCTATTTATTTGCTTCAAGGCGAGGAGACTTTTTTTATTGACAAATTGGTGGATTATATTGAAGAAAGCGTTCTTGCCGATTCCGAAAAATCATTTAACCAAATGATTATGTATGGTAAGGATACGGATGCTGATACGCTGATGAATACGGCTCGTCGTTATCCAATGATGTCAAAATATCAAGTAGTGATATTGAAGGAGGCACAACAAATGCGGGATATTCTGAAACTCGAAAGTTATGCAACGAATCCTTCAAAATCTACCATTTTGGTTTTGGCACACAAATACAAAACAATTCGAGGCAATACGAAATTGGGGAAATTGATTGCCAAAAATGGAGTGGTATTTACTTCCACAAAACTCTATGACAATCAAGTCCCTCCGTGGATTCAACGGTATGTAAAATCCAAAAAATATGATATCGGCTCAAAAGCAATGCAGTTGTTGATAGAATATTTGGGTACGGAGCTGTCACGCATCACCAACGAAGTGGACAAATTAATGCTCAATGTGCCTACGGGTACGGTAATCAATGAGCAACATATTTTGGATAATATTGGCATTAGTAAGGACTATAATGTGTTTGAACTGCAAAGAGCTTTGGCGCAAAACAACACCACAAAAGCATACAGAATTGCCGATTATTTTTCTAAAAATCCCAAAGCTGCCCCTCTCCCATTGCTACTCGGGAGTTTGTACCGTTTTTTCAGTCGTTTGTATTTATACCATCAAATTCGCACACGAAGCGAAGGGGAAATATTACAGGCAATGGGCTTCCGAACTCGATTCCAACTACAAGATTATCAAGCTGCAATACGTCATTTTAACCTCAATAAAACTAAAAAGGCGGTTGAGATTTTATATACCTACGATTTGAAGTCGAAAGGAATTGACAATGTTGGCGTGTCTCAAGAAGAGTTGATACGGGAAATGGTGGTTAGATTGGCAAATGGGGTATAA
- a CDS encoding S41 family peptidase — MKHISNQKSILTLFLITVIAFTSYSFLGGGSRYFAITKNMDLYGKLYRELNNTYVDDVEPSKLMRTGIDAMLESLDPYTNYISEAQIETYRMQQNSAAGTIGAELMQYGDDVVIEEIIEDMGAQAAGLMAGDVILEVNGKSAEGRSLAEITQVLEGQTDTDVRISVRRMGQATPIDATITRSKEVVTSVPYHGLLEDGIAYVKLSTFLKHGCTNEVIEAIQDVEKEYGKELKGLVFDLRWNGGGLLNEAIKMVNIFVESGKIVVSTKGKIESWDKEYKTETSTHYKNLPLTVLVNGRSASASEILAGAIQDLDRGVIVGQRSFGKGLVQQSKKMNITGIGNDAQIKLTVAKYYLPSGRCVQALDYSGRYRDGTITVPDSLRTKFTTENGRTVYDGSGVEPDLATDAPKYSNITESLKKKHLIFDYATKYRLKYDSIAPPKDYVFTDADFEGFVQFLKDKNYNYKTNSEKVLEKLRHSAEQEKYFTAIEESLNSLESKISKEKAQDLYKFKDELKGLLQNEIVKRYYFQNGSVKANLEKDIEVKKAIEVLKNTDHYKEILTVAK; from the coding sequence ATGAAACATATATCTAACCAAAAATCCATTTTAACACTTTTCTTAATCACAGTCATTGCCTTCACTTCTTACTCCTTTTTGGGAGGCGGAAGTCGGTATTTTGCGATTACCAAAAACATGGATTTGTATGGAAAACTGTATCGAGAACTGAACAATACGTATGTAGATGATGTCGAACCTTCTAAACTCATGCGAACAGGTATTGATGCGATGTTAGAATCTTTAGACCCTTATACTAATTACATTTCTGAGGCACAAATTGAAACGTATCGTATGCAGCAAAACAGTGCAGCGGGTACGATTGGAGCAGAATTAATGCAATATGGCGATGATGTGGTGATTGAGGAAATCATTGAAGATATGGGCGCACAGGCAGCTGGTTTGATGGCGGGTGATGTGATTTTAGAGGTGAATGGCAAATCGGCAGAAGGTAGAAGTTTGGCTGAGATTACGCAGGTTTTAGAGGGACAGACGGATACGGATGTGCGTATTTCGGTAAGACGAATGGGGCAAGCAACGCCAATTGATGCAACGATTACAAGAAGTAAAGAGGTGGTGACAAGTGTGCCTTATCATGGATTGTTGGAGGATGGTATTGCGTATGTCAAACTAAGTACTTTTTTGAAGCATGGCTGTACGAATGAAGTTATTGAAGCCATACAAGATGTTGAAAAAGAATACGGAAAAGAATTGAAGGGTTTGGTATTTGACCTTCGTTGGAATGGCGGTGGATTGCTCAATGAGGCTATTAAAATGGTCAATATTTTTGTAGAAAGCGGTAAAATTGTGGTCAGTACCAAGGGGAAAATCGAATCATGGGACAAAGAATACAAAACGGAAACTTCGACACATTACAAAAATTTACCGTTGACGGTGCTGGTAAATGGTCGCTCGGCCTCGGCTTCTGAAATTTTGGCAGGCGCAATTCAGGATTTGGATAGAGGTGTGATTGTAGGTCAAAGGAGTTTTGGTAAAGGCTTGGTTCAACAAAGTAAAAAGATGAATATCACTGGAATAGGTAATGATGCTCAGATAAAACTCACTGTTGCCAAATACTATTTGCCAAGTGGCCGTTGTGTACAGGCACTCGATTATTCGGGGCGTTATCGGGATGGAACGATTACCGTTCCTGATTCTTTGCGTACCAAATTTACCACCGAAAATGGCCGCACAGTATATGACGGTAGTGGTGTAGAGCCAGACTTGGCAACGGATGCTCCCAAATACAGCAACATTACGGAGAGTCTTAAAAAGAAACATTTGATTTTTGACTATGCAACGAAGTATCGTTTGAAGTATGATAGCATTGCGCCTCCTAAAGATTACGTTTTTACGGACGCTGATTTTGAAGGTTTTGTACAATTTTTGAAAGATAAAAATTACAACTATAAAACAAATAGTGAAAAGGTCTTGGAAAAATTGCGTCATAGTGCAGAACAAGAAAAATATTTTACGGCCATTGAAGAAAGTCTAAATAGTTTGGAGTCGAAAATCAGTAAGGAGAAAGCTCAAGATTTGTATAAATTTAAAGATGAATTGAAGGGTTTGCTTCAAAATGAGATTGTCAAACGCTATTATTTTCAGAATGGATCTGTGAAAGCTAATTTGGAGAAGGATATAGAAGTGAAAAAAGCAATTGAGGTTCTGAAAAATACAGATCACTATAAAGAAATATTGACGGTAGCGAAGTAA
- a CDS encoding S41 family peptidase produces the protein MLRKFRYLNVLAVTLLSILSVSFVVNNNNNYFEITKNLDIFATMFKELDMYYVDEVDPEKLIRTGIDAMLNSLDPYTTFYSEEDMEGYLMQTTGKYGGIGALIRRTDDYVIISEPYEGFPAFKAGLMAGDKILEIDGVPAKGKSTDDVSKMLKGKPGTNVELKIERFGESTPMVKTLTRDEVKIKNVPYYGLLEDGKTGFIRLSNFTEDCSKEVGDALKELKAKHNIQSVVLDLRGNPGGLLNEAIAVANIFVDKGLEIVSTKGRKEEWSNSYKSKSAPLDTEIPLAILVDRGSASASEIVAGVIQDLDRGIIIGQRSFGKGLVQTTKMVGYNSKVKMTTAKYYLPSGRCIQAIDYSGGYNDNLEKISDSLRTAFKTKNGRTVYDAGGVDPDIAIETDTYANITQSLMNKQLVFGYVNQYRLKHPSIPTPDKFELVQADYDDFVKFIANEDYDYTTSSEQLLKDLEDSAKEEKYLAVIQEDLDNLTSKIKHDKKKDLYKFQEEIEQLLEYEIVSRYYYQTGRIQESLEDTKEVTTAIEVFSDTNRYNQLLKN, from the coding sequence ATGCTCAGAAAATTCAGATATTTGAATGTACTTGCAGTTACCCTTCTATCTATCCTCTCCGTTTCTTTCGTAGTCAATAATAACAATAATTATTTCGAGATTACCAAAAACTTAGACATTTTTGCTACAATGTTTAAAGAGTTGGATATGTATTATGTGGATGAAGTGGATCCTGAAAAACTTATCCGTACAGGAATTGATGCGATGCTTAATTCTCTTGACCCTTACACTACTTTTTACTCGGAAGAGGATATGGAAGGATATCTGATGCAAACAACGGGTAAATATGGTGGGATTGGTGCATTGATTAGACGCACAGATGATTATGTGATTATTTCGGAACCTTATGAGGGTTTTCCTGCTTTCAAAGCGGGATTAATGGCAGGTGATAAAATTTTGGAAATTGACGGTGTACCTGCAAAGGGTAAGTCAACGGATGATGTAAGTAAGATGTTGAAGGGAAAGCCTGGAACGAATGTAGAGCTTAAAATTGAACGTTTTGGTGAATCTACTCCTATGGTTAAGACTTTGACAAGGGATGAGGTGAAAATAAAGAATGTTCCTTATTATGGTTTATTGGAGGACGGTAAAACTGGTTTTATTCGCTTGAGCAATTTTACGGAGGATTGCAGTAAAGAAGTCGGAGATGCCTTGAAGGAATTGAAGGCTAAACACAATATTCAATCTGTTGTACTGGATTTACGTGGTAATCCTGGTGGGTTATTGAACGAAGCGATTGCAGTGGCGAATATTTTTGTAGATAAGGGTTTGGAAATTGTGAGTACTAAAGGAAGGAAGGAAGAATGGAGCAATAGTTATAAAAGTAAGTCTGCTCCTTTGGATACTGAAATTCCTTTAGCGATTTTGGTAGATCGTGGTTCGGCTTCGGCTTCTGAGATTGTGGCAGGTGTGATTCAAGATTTGGATAGAGGGATTATTATTGGGCAAAGGAGTTTTGGAAAGGGTTTGGTGCAAACGACAAAGATGGTTGGCTATAATTCTAAAGTGAAAATGACTACTGCAAAATACTATTTGCCGAGTGGACGCTGTATTCAAGCGATTGATTATTCAGGTGGTTACAATGACAATTTGGAGAAAATATCTGACTCTTTGCGTACTGCCTTTAAAACGAAAAATGGCAGAACGGTCTATGATGCAGGTGGAGTGGATCCAGACATTGCAATTGAAACAGATACTTATGCCAATATTACCCAAAGTTTGATGAACAAACAACTGGTTTTTGGATATGTGAATCAATACCGATTGAAGCACCCTTCAATTCCTACACCCGACAAATTTGAGTTGGTGCAAGCAGATTACGATGATTTTGTGAAATTCATTGCAAATGAAGATTATGACTATACGACTTCAAGTGAGCAATTGTTGAAGGATTTGGAAGATAGCGCAAAAGAGGAAAAATACTTGGCTGTGATTCAAGAAGATTTGGACAATTTGACTTCAAAAATCAAGCACGACAAAAAGAAGGATTTGTACAAATTTCAAGAAGAAATTGAGCAATTGCTGGAGTATGAAATTGTGTCAAGGTATTATTACCAAACAGGTCGCATTCAAGAATCTTTGGAGGATACAAAAGAAGTAACTACTGCAATTGAAGTATTTTCGGATACTAACAGATATAATCAGTTATTAAAAAACTAA
- a CDS encoding polysaccharide deacetylase family protein, whose protein sequence is MLLIYSPKITNRLRYIFEHIFEDMLGINFSITTDKEIFIEFDSAKINYSSRQFEDELFFYASPLLFERGIKQQRIKVEDFEDTKMFYISRSNSDLPFDPFAASFYLISRYEEYLSFTPDKHGRFAAMNSLAYQNDFLQKPIIDQWVIKLKNSLKKYYPEISFRPKKYKFIPTYDIDIAYSYINKGILRNFGGYFIDFKNLNFQSIKNRTKVLIGLQKDPYDTYNWQSKLQKTYNLQPIYFFLVGEYGAYDKNISIESFSYQDLIQSIGDVCEVGIHPSYASNKDILQLTHEVKALAKVLKKEIHRSRQHYVKLQIPETYQNLIDLDITKDYSMGYPSQLGFRAGTASSFYFYDLTLEIKTNLKIYPFAAMDVTLKDYLQLTTEEASEELQKIIQEIIAVQGLFISIWHNNTLSDTDDWKGWRIVYEEMVKKAAEGSAKV, encoded by the coding sequence ATGCTACTAATTTATTCTCCCAAAATAACGAATCGTCTCCGTTACATCTTCGAGCATATCTTTGAAGACATGCTCGGAATCAATTTCTCTATTACTACAGACAAAGAAATATTCATAGAGTTTGATAGCGCAAAAATAAATTATAGTAGCCGTCAATTTGAAGATGAACTATTTTTTTATGCCAGCCCACTATTATTTGAAAGAGGAATCAAGCAACAACGAATCAAAGTAGAAGACTTCGAAGATACCAAGATGTTTTATATTAGTCGAAGCAATTCTGACTTGCCATTTGATCCCTTTGCAGCTAGTTTTTACCTAATTAGTCGCTACGAAGAGTACCTTTCCTTCACTCCCGACAAACATGGAAGGTTTGCGGCAATGAATAGTCTTGCTTATCAAAATGATTTTTTACAAAAACCAATTATAGACCAGTGGGTAATCAAACTCAAAAATAGCCTCAAAAAATATTATCCAGAAATATCATTTCGCCCCAAAAAATACAAATTCATTCCTACCTATGATATTGACATTGCCTATTCTTATATCAACAAAGGAATACTAAGAAACTTTGGAGGATACTTTATAGACTTCAAAAATCTAAACTTCCAAAGCATCAAAAATCGTACTAAAGTATTAATAGGACTGCAAAAAGACCCCTACGATACCTACAATTGGCAGTCTAAACTTCAAAAAACATACAACCTACAACCCATCTACTTTTTCTTAGTCGGAGAATATGGTGCTTATGACAAAAATATCTCCATCGAAAGTTTTAGCTATCAAGACCTTATTCAATCTATTGGTGATGTCTGTGAAGTAGGAATTCATCCCTCCTATGCCTCCAATAAAGACATCCTCCAATTGACACACGAAGTGAAAGCCCTTGCCAAAGTCTTAAAAAAGGAAATCCACCGCAGTCGTCAACATTATGTAAAACTTCAAATCCCTGAAACCTACCAAAACCTAATTGATTTAGACATCACCAAAGACTATTCAATGGGCTATCCTTCTCAACTGGGCTTCAGAGCAGGAACCGCCTCTTCCTTCTATTTTTATGATCTGACTTTAGAAATCAAAACCAACCTAAAAATCTACCCTTTCGCTGCAATGGATGTCACCCTCAAAGACTACCTTCAATTAACAACAGAGGAAGCAAGCGAGGAACTGCAAAAAATCATTCAAGAAATAATCGCAGTCCAAGGTTTGTTCATCTCTATATGGCACAATAATACACTTTCCGATACAGATGACTGGAAAGGATGGAGAATCGTTTATGAAGAAATGGTTAAAAAGGCGGCAGAAGGAAGTGCAAAGGTCTAA